In the Marinomonas algicola genome, one interval contains:
- a CDS encoding arginine N-succinyltransferase, translating into MYLVRPVDFSDLPALERLAQQAGIGFTNFPANRDRLNDLIASSKRSMLANIEQPGEESYSFVLIDTSRDVIVGACGLEAMVGTDTPFYSYRIDEVVHASPQMQIHNRISALFLCHDYNGTSRMMALVVDRAHQNHIAMSLLSRARLLFMAKHQERFTKRIFVELRGESDRHGFSPFWDSLGKHFFSMDFQKADYLSGVSNKNFIADLMPRYPIYVPTLPQAAQDVIGVVHEESDKSAEILLEEGFQFRNYVDIFDAGPTVESKLQDIHTVVNSKTGSMTIDEGLSNAPMHLIAKGKLGDFRATVAPAYDHQDQLTIETATQQRLQISEGEQIQWITL; encoded by the coding sequence ATGTATTTAGTCAGGCCAGTTGATTTCTCCGATTTACCGGCATTGGAGCGCCTCGCTCAACAAGCTGGAATAGGGTTTACGAATTTCCCGGCGAACAGAGATCGACTAAATGACCTTATCGCCTCATCAAAACGTTCTATGTTGGCCAATATAGAACAACCAGGTGAAGAGTCATACAGCTTCGTTCTTATTGATACAAGCCGTGATGTTATTGTTGGAGCCTGTGGATTAGAAGCCATGGTTGGTACGGATACTCCTTTTTATAGCTATCGTATTGATGAAGTGGTACACGCTTCACCACAAATGCAGATTCACAACCGAATTTCCGCACTGTTTCTATGTCATGACTACAATGGAACCAGCCGCATGATGGCTCTTGTGGTAGACAGAGCCCATCAAAACCATATTGCGATGTCTTTACTTTCAAGAGCTAGGCTGCTTTTTATGGCAAAACATCAAGAACGATTTACCAAAAGAATTTTTGTCGAACTGCGGGGTGAAAGTGACCGTCATGGCTTCTCACCATTTTGGGATTCATTAGGAAAGCACTTTTTCTCTATGGACTTTCAAAAGGCGGATTATTTGTCGGGGGTCAGCAATAAAAATTTTATCGCTGACCTAATGCCACGCTACCCAATTTACGTACCAACGTTGCCGCAAGCAGCACAAGACGTGATCGGAGTTGTGCATGAGGAATCGGATAAGAGTGCCGAAATACTCTTAGAAGAAGGTTTCCAGTTTCGTAATTACGTCGATATTTTCGATGCCGGGCCGACAGTAGAATCAAAATTGCAAGATATACACACTGTGGTAAACAGCAAAACGGGCTCGATGACAATAGATGAAGGCTTAAGTAATGCCCCTATGCATTTAATTGCAAAAGGAAAGTTGGGAGACTTTCGAGCAACGGTCGCCCCAGCATATGATCATCAGGATCAATTAACAATAGAAACCGCCACACAACAGCGCCTCCAAATTAGTGAAGGCGAACAAATCCAATGGATTACTTTATAA
- a CDS encoding DUF1904 family protein: protein MPHIRVRGMSFETLESISESLIESLADITDTPNSHFTLEYQAASYLVAGGSSPAYPFFEIVWFNRGGDVKAKIAAYIDDLVRPLIVTGQDITVMFHDTKGADYFENAEHF, encoded by the coding sequence ATGCCTCATATTCGTGTTAGAGGAATGTCGTTTGAAACATTGGAGTCTATCTCTGAATCTTTAATTGAGTCATTAGCAGACATCACCGATACGCCGAATTCCCATTTTACATTGGAGTATCAAGCGGCAAGTTACCTTGTCGCAGGTGGATCTTCCCCCGCTTATCCTTTTTTTGAAATTGTTTGGTTTAACCGTGGGGGTGATGTAAAAGCAAAGATAGCGGCTTATATTGATGATTTAGTTAGACCATTAATCGTAACTGGGCAAGATATCACAGTGATGTTCCATGATACTAAAGGGGCGGACTACTTTGAAAATGCGGAGCATTTTTAA
- a CDS encoding DUF1653 domain-containing protein, whose amino-acid sequence METIEAGLYRHFKGMEYLVENVARHSETMDQFVVYQALYGDFGLWVRPIGMFKETVVIGGEEIPRFQRTGTLEDAKERLAHLLKHPAE is encoded by the coding sequence ATGGAAACGATTGAAGCGGGTTTATATCGTCACTTTAAAGGAATGGAGTACTTGGTTGAGAATGTGGCCAGGCACAGTGAAACAATGGATCAATTTGTTGTTTATCAGGCATTGTATGGTGATTTCGGTTTATGGGTTCGTCCCATAGGCATGTTTAAAGAAACGGTTGTTATTGGTGGAGAAGAGATTCCCCGATTTCAGCGAACCGGAACCTTAGAAGACGCTAAAGAAAGACTTGCTCACCTTTTGAAACACCCTGCTGAGTAA
- the astD gene encoding succinylglutamate-semialdehyde dehydrogenase gives MNTVLVDSVKQAHFINGEWVEGKGSPSRSIDPSDASLVWESNSASAEQVNDAIKAARGAFAGWANTDLTDRLMIIDRFAELVKENSEKIAHTISRETGKPIWETRTEAAAMVGKVAISKQAYNERTGEKTTPMPGATARLRHKPHGVVAVFGPYNFPGHLPNGHIVPALMAGNTVVLKPSEQAPATSDFVIQLWQQAGLPSGVLNMVQGERETGVALANHEGIDGLFFTGSPQVGHILHNDFAGHPGKILALEMGGNNPLLVSEKTQNIDATVHEIIQSAFISAGQRCTCARRLLVPTGTHGDAIIAKLLETTSKLNIDRFDAAEQPFMGPVVSSQAADGLLQAYNNLITLGAQPLYPMSRGPSATGFITPGIVDATEILASLPDNEHFGPLLTVIRYTSLDEAMTIANNTKFGLSAGILSDDAEEYDWFFRHSRAGIINWNRQTTGASSAAPFGGTGASGNHRASAYYAADYCAYPVSSIEVDTLAVPEKLVPGLTL, from the coding sequence ATGAACACAGTTTTAGTAGACTCAGTTAAACAAGCTCATTTCATTAATGGAGAATGGGTAGAAGGTAAAGGTAGTCCAAGTCGCTCAATAGACCCATCTGACGCCTCTTTGGTCTGGGAAAGTAATAGCGCTAGCGCGGAACAGGTTAATGATGCGATTAAAGCCGCACGCGGTGCTTTTGCAGGTTGGGCTAATACGGATTTAACAGATCGCTTAATGATTATTGACCGCTTCGCTGAGTTAGTAAAAGAAAACAGTGAAAAAATCGCCCATACCATTAGCCGTGAGACTGGTAAGCCAATCTGGGAAACGCGTACGGAAGCCGCCGCCATGGTCGGCAAAGTAGCGATTTCGAAACAGGCCTATAACGAAAGAACCGGAGAGAAAACAACACCGATGCCCGGCGCTACAGCTCGACTTCGCCACAAACCTCATGGCGTGGTCGCCGTATTTGGCCCGTATAATTTTCCTGGCCACCTGCCTAATGGTCATATAGTACCAGCCTTAATGGCGGGTAATACTGTTGTCCTTAAACCAAGTGAACAAGCACCTGCCACCTCGGACTTCGTCATCCAACTTTGGCAACAAGCGGGTCTTCCCTCTGGTGTTCTAAATATGGTTCAAGGTGAACGTGAAACCGGCGTTGCGTTAGCAAACCATGAAGGTATTGATGGGTTATTTTTCACAGGAAGCCCTCAAGTGGGCCATATACTGCATAACGATTTTGCGGGGCATCCGGGTAAAATCCTTGCCTTAGAAATGGGGGGAAATAACCCTCTTCTGGTCTCTGAAAAGACACAGAACATAGACGCAACAGTACATGAAATTATCCAATCAGCCTTTATTTCTGCTGGCCAACGATGCACCTGTGCTCGTCGCTTGTTAGTACCAACAGGGACACACGGTGATGCCATTATAGCCAAACTGCTCGAGACAACCAGCAAACTTAACATCGACCGTTTCGACGCTGCAGAACAACCCTTTATGGGTCCTGTTGTGTCATCCCAAGCCGCTGATGGTCTATTGCAAGCTTATAATAACCTCATCACGTTAGGCGCACAGCCTTTGTATCCAATGAGTCGTGGACCAAGCGCTACCGGGTTTATTACGCCTGGTATTGTGGATGCAACAGAGATTTTGGCTTCATTGCCTGATAATGAGCATTTTGGCCCATTATTAACGGTCATTCGTTACACGTCACTGGATGAGGCCATGACGATTGCCAATAACACTAAATTTGGTTTATCAGCAGGGATTCTGTCCGATGATGCAGAAGAATACGATTGGTTTTTCCGCCATAGCCGTGCCGGTATAATTAATTGGAACCGCCAGACAACAGGGGCTTCCAGTGCCGCTCCATTTGGAGGAACAGGTGCAAGCGGCAACCATAGAGCAAGCGCTTACTACGCGGCAGACTATTGCGCTTATCCAGTCTCCAGTATTGAAGTAGACACGCTTGCAGTACCAGAAAAGCTCGTTCCAGGTCTAACCTTGTAA
- a CDS encoding DUF2914 domain-containing protein produces MMWRTIIKLCSLGILSFCLAQPAMALVARAQFSNDVIDREPINDIGDTIKVAYGEIQRVYFFTDLRDMSGHTILHRWLLDGEVQVELAFDIGGDRWRVWSSKKLMPGFDGLWTVEIVDDGVVIESRSFNYVDDFDS; encoded by the coding sequence ATGATGTGGCGAACAATAATTAAGTTATGTTCTTTGGGCATTTTGTCGTTTTGTTTAGCTCAACCAGCTATGGCATTAGTCGCTCGTGCTCAATTTTCTAATGATGTTATTGATCGAGAACCCATTAATGATATTGGCGATACCATTAAGGTTGCTTACGGTGAAATCCAGCGTGTGTATTTCTTCACGGATTTAAGGGATATGTCGGGTCATACAATATTGCATCGATGGTTACTTGATGGTGAAGTGCAGGTCGAATTAGCCTTTGATATTGGTGGTGATCGTTGGCGTGTTTGGTCAAGTAAAAAATTGATGCCAGGTTTTGATGGTCTATGGACAGTTGAAATTGTTGATGATGGTGTGGTTATTGAATCTCGCTCATTTAATTATGTCGATGATTTCGATTCGTAA
- the astB gene encoding N-succinylarginine dihydrolase, producing MNKANEANFDGLVGPTHNYSGLSFGNVASLNNVDQPSNPKEAAKQGLTKMKALADMGFIQGVLAPHERPHIPSLRRLGFTGSDAKVLEQAAKQAPKILAAASSASCMWTANAATVSPSTDTQDGRIHFTPANLVNKFHRSIEHETTGAILAATFNNPEFFAHHPALPSVDHFGDEGAANHTRFCPEYGEQGIEFFVYGMAAFDASMPRPSQFPARHTLEASQAVARLHGLSENKTVYAQQNPQVIDAGVFHNDVIAVGNRNAHFYHQEAFLNTEKMQQDILSAWGNSAEKFHFIEVPSALVSVEDCVKSYLFNSQLLSHGANDMTIVVPGECQNIPAVWNYLNSLVAGNGPINAVKVYDLKQSMSNGGGPACLRLRVVLNSAEHAAVNPHCLMNDTLYMTLNQWVDKHYRDRLIEKDLADPLLLMESRTALDELTQIMQLGSVYDFQKG from the coding sequence ATGAATAAGGCAAATGAAGCAAATTTTGATGGATTAGTCGGACCAACACATAATTACAGCGGCCTTTCATTTGGCAATGTCGCTTCATTAAACAACGTTGATCAACCCTCTAATCCGAAAGAAGCCGCTAAACAAGGGTTAACAAAGATGAAAGCCTTAGCGGATATGGGATTTATTCAGGGTGTTCTAGCGCCACATGAACGCCCTCATATTCCAAGTTTACGTCGCTTAGGCTTTACTGGGTCGGATGCAAAAGTCCTCGAACAAGCGGCCAAACAAGCCCCTAAAATTCTTGCCGCCGCCAGTTCGGCCTCATGTATGTGGACGGCAAATGCGGCGACCGTCTCACCCAGTACCGACACACAAGATGGGCGTATTCATTTTACACCAGCGAATCTTGTTAATAAGTTCCATCGCTCTATCGAGCATGAAACGACCGGAGCGATTTTAGCGGCCACATTTAATAACCCTGAATTCTTTGCTCATCATCCAGCCTTGCCTAGTGTTGATCACTTTGGTGATGAAGGGGCCGCTAACCACACTCGCTTTTGCCCTGAATACGGCGAGCAAGGCATTGAGTTTTTTGTTTACGGCATGGCCGCATTTGACGCCTCTATGCCAAGACCCTCTCAGTTCCCGGCAAGACACACTTTAGAAGCGTCTCAAGCCGTCGCTCGTCTGCACGGTTTGTCAGAAAACAAAACCGTTTACGCTCAACAAAACCCCCAAGTAATCGATGCGGGTGTGTTCCACAACGATGTTATTGCGGTTGGTAATCGTAACGCGCACTTTTATCATCAAGAAGCCTTTCTCAATACAGAAAAAATGCAACAAGACATTCTTTCTGCTTGGGGCAACAGTGCAGAAAAATTCCACTTTATTGAAGTACCGAGTGCTCTCGTTTCAGTTGAAGACTGTGTCAAATCTTACTTGTTTAATAGCCAACTACTGAGTCATGGTGCTAATGATATGACTATTGTTGTCCCAGGTGAATGTCAGAATATTCCAGCTGTATGGAACTACCTGAATAGCCTCGTGGCAGGAAATGGTCCGATAAATGCCGTTAAAGTATATGACTTAAAGCAAAGTATGAGTAATGGTGGTGGACCGGCTTGCCTACGCCTAAGAGTCGTATTGAATTCAGCTGAGCATGCCGCGGTAAATCCCCATTGCTTAATGAATGACACCTTATACATGACACTGAATCAATGGGTCGATAAGCACTACCGAGATCGTTTAATCGAAAAAGATCTAGCTGACCCATTGTTGTTAATGGAAAGCCGAACGGCGCTTGATGAATTAACACAAATTATGCAGCTTGGCAGTGTATACGATTTTCAAAAAGGTTAA
- the astA gene encoding arginine N-succinyltransferase, whose translation MMIIRPIQKDELEALYKLAEKTGVGFTSLIPDNSILTKKIDASVASFEKENIDEPSDESYLLVLEDSETGEIVGTSGILGTVGLDEPFYSYHLGNLVHSSRELNVHNIMPTLVLNNDYTGFSELCTLFLDEGYRHSKNGQLLSKCRFMFLAQFPERFTEKVFAEMRGICDENGRSPLWESLGRHFFSIDFKKADEMTSLGGKQFIAELMPNNPVYVSLLTDEAKNVLGKVHDKTAPALRLLEQEGFRYENYVDIFDGGPTIEARVQDIRAVRNSRLAIANVGQPKSLNEGTYFMVSNTKLANFRCILIQRIDTPGSSITLNQEEADNLCIKHKDTVRIVELSSRH comes from the coding sequence ATGATGATCATTAGACCAATACAAAAAGACGAGCTAGAAGCCTTATACAAACTCGCCGAAAAAACAGGCGTCGGTTTCACGTCTTTAATTCCCGATAACAGCATTCTGACAAAAAAAATAGACGCGTCCGTCGCTTCTTTTGAAAAAGAAAATATTGATGAACCTTCTGATGAAAGCTATCTGCTGGTATTAGAAGACTCAGAGACAGGTGAAATTGTCGGTACTAGCGGCATTCTAGGAACGGTAGGCTTAGACGAGCCTTTCTACAGCTACCACTTAGGTAACCTAGTGCACTCCTCTCGCGAGCTAAATGTTCATAACATCATGCCAACGCTTGTACTCAACAATGACTACACTGGCTTTAGTGAGCTTTGCACATTATTCCTAGACGAAGGTTATCGTCACTCTAAGAACGGCCAGCTTTTATCCAAGTGCCGTTTTATGTTCTTAGCTCAGTTTCCAGAACGTTTTACCGAAAAAGTATTCGCTGAAATGAGAGGCATATGCGATGAAAATGGACGCTCTCCGTTATGGGAAAGTCTAGGGCGTCACTTCTTTTCTATTGATTTCAAAAAAGCCGATGAAATGACCTCTCTTGGAGGAAAGCAGTTTATCGCCGAACTGATGCCAAACAACCCAGTTTACGTCTCATTGTTAACCGACGAAGCAAAAAATGTTCTCGGAAAAGTTCATGATAAAACAGCACCCGCATTACGCCTTTTAGAGCAAGAAGGTTTTCGATACGAAAACTACGTCGATATTTTTGATGGTGGACCAACAATAGAGGCAAGAGTGCAAGATATTCGAGCGGTTCGTAACAGTCGCTTAGCCATTGCCAATGTTGGGCAACCCAAAAGCCTCAATGAAGGCACCTACTTTATGGTGTCAAACACCAAGCTGGCGAATTTCCGATGCATTCTCATCCAACGTATTGACACTCCAGGTAGCTCCATTACTTTGAACCAAGAAGAAGCTGATAATCTGTGTATTAAACATAAAGACACAGTCCGCATTGTTGAATTGTCATCTCGCCATTAA